The following are from one region of the Littorina saxatilis isolate snail1 linkage group LG2, US_GU_Lsax_2.0, whole genome shotgun sequence genome:
- the LOC138956601 gene encoding cerebellin-3-like has protein sequence MLTKFCLVFGAATVLLTSRVRSSAVTRHKRSDDTNPLELVVENLSKQVSTLTAEVTVLKTKIASDEKDVAFYAWHSTNPIAVGPLGIVALNYALTNIGGAYSTLTGVFTAPVSGLYDFQATFMTHPSSTNKKVYAGIYIDTRMVSEGVADSQHGYWDQSTIRALVHVTSGQQVMLRNVLGTQAEYYGYPYTTFSGFLLRADQ, from the exons ATGCTGACAAAATTCTGTTTGGTTTTCGGGGCGGCGACGGTATTGCTGACGTCGAGAGTGAGGTCATCAGCTGTGACACGTCACAAAAGGTCTGACGATACAAATCCTCTGGAGTTAGTTGTGGAAAACCTCTCCAAGCAGGTTAGCACTCTCACTGCTGAGGTTACTGTTCTGAAGACAAAGATCG CCAGTGACGAAAAGGACGTGGCATTCTATGCTTGGCACAGCACCAACCCCATCGCTGTTGGTCCCCTAGGCATTGTCGCTTTGAACTACGCGTTGACCAACATTGGTGGTGCTTACAGCACTCTCACGGGTGTGTTCACTGCTCCTGTGTCTGGTCTGTACGACTTCCAG GCGACCTTCATGACCCACCCTAGCAGCACTAACAAGAAAGTCTACGCTGGCATCTACATCGACACGCGCATGGTGTCAGAGGGCGTGGCTGACAGTCAGCACGGGTACTGGGACCAGAGCACTATCCGGGCACTCGTACACGTCACTTCCGGACAGCAAGTGATGCTGAGGAATGTTCTGGGAACTCAGGCTGAATACTACGGTTATCCTTACACCACTTTTTCTGGCTTCCTGCTCAGGGCCGATCAGTAA
- the LOC138959655 gene encoding transmembrane channel-like protein 7 isoform X2: protein MSVLISTMSRRNRVGPDTEEAEKAAQQFQSITTEEERHKVLHTIRQLPSPMATKMQLKKKLMEGPVTESYGVKQMKFENKKRMQSVKNAWHNFKYTMELWGSSMRTIEGHHGTGVVSYFVFLRYLLLVNFCMFLLSMFIWVPEAIHDESAYTSGSTAATCTPLYDVNVSSNAFELILDFFQGSGWMEKTMMFYGYYSGNGLENTSYKLSLAYILVCISCLVVSLILMGKYLVSDFRETILNAGDGLTEFCNKVFGTWDYALTDNTSASIKHKSVRFELLSDMNEQIFVKEREQRLRDGSLRCKLYTIRIIINIFIVLVLGASGYLIYYVTDYSTGYVSRNADVSGTTEVLLKLLVQFLPAITISALNGMLPVIFQKVVVGEEYTNAFVVKITLVRTVFLRLASLTVLMVTLYSAVTCSTRSVCMSTSSPCSVITCWETYVGQQLYKLIIADFLAVIIKTLLVELPRRLCYEKCSCGIFKKIGPPEFDIPACVLDLVYSQCLYWLALTFAPLAPTFAVLKVVVTFYMKRLSVLKACPPAEQPSRASRTNTFFMVILLIAFFICSVPVGYVFYDMEPSHGCGPFRTYGYMYHAITQTVEGWPSGGQGFYNLIVSPAVTGPLIIFLILLIYYCSVLASAHKSVADIYREQLVMEGRDKQYLMVKVMELGGDSTPAPKPRRAQPAGLKNINETAPAPRKVASTNSFRSNDRPPSYQTNNQQMSTGLSSPHAMPVDDGW, encoded by the exons GAAAAAGCTGATGGAGGGTCCGGTGACAGAGTCCTACGGGGTCAAACAGATGAAATTTGAAAATAAGAAG CGTATGCAAAGTGTGAAGAATGCCTGGCATAACTTCAAGTACACTATGGAACTCTGGGGGTCCTCCATGCGAACTATCGAAG GTCACCATGGGACAGGCGTGGTGTCCTACTTCGTATTTCTACGCTACCTGTTGCTGGTCAACTTCTGCATGTTCCTGCTGAGTATGTTCATATGGGTGCCCGAGGCTATCCACGATGAGTCAGCCTATACTTCCGGCAGCACCGCCGCCACCTGCACCCCTCTCTACGATGTCAACGTCTCGTCCAACGCTTTTGAGCTCATACTCGACTTCTTTCAAGGATCG GGCTGGATGGAGAAAACGATGATGTTCTACGGATACTACAGCGGCAACGGGCTGGAAAACACCAGCTACAAGCTCTCCTTGGCCTACATCCTCGTCTGCATCTCCTGCCTCGTCGTCAGCCTCATACTCATGGGGAAATA CCTGGTGTCCGATTTCCGCGAGACGATCCTGAACGCTGGGGACGGATTGACAGAGTTCTGCAACAAGGTTTTCGGTACGTGGGACTACGCCCTCACTGACAACACTTCAGCCAGCATCAAACACAAGTCCGTCCGTTTCGAACTGCTG AGCGACATGAACGAGCAGATCTTTGTGAAGGAACGCGAGCAACGCCTGCGGGACGGCTCCTTGCGATGCAAGCTTTACACCATTcgcatcatcatcaacatcttcATCGTTCTCGTCCTTGGGGCGTCCGGCTACTTAATCTACTATGTCACTGATTATTCTACCGGG TATGTGAGTAGAAACGCCGACGTGAGCGGGACGACCGAAGTGCTGCTGAAGCTGCTGGTGCAGTTCCTGCCCGCCATCACCATTTCCGCACTCAACGGCATGCTGCCCGTCATCTTCCAGAAGGTGGTCGTGGGCGAGGAGTACACCAACGCCTTTGTCGTCAAGATCACTCTTGTCAG GACTGTGTTTCTGCGACTGGCCTCGCTGACAGTGCTGATGGTGACGCTGTATTCGGCGGTGACGTGTTCCACGCGTAGCGTCTGCATGTCCACGTCCAGCCCTTGCAGCGTCATCACG TGCTGGGAGACGTACGTTGGACAACAGTTGTACAAACTGATCATCGCGGACTTCCTGGCCGTCATCATCAAGACTTTGCTGGTTGAGCTGCCACGTCG GCTGTGTTACGAGAAGTGTAGCTGTGGCATCTTCAAGAAAATCGGACCTCCTGAATTTGACATCCCTGCCTGTGTTCTGGATTTGGTGTACTCTCAGTGTCTCTACTG GTTGGCCTTGACCTTTGCTCCGTTGGCTCCAACTTTCGCCGTTCTCAAGGTCGTTGTGACTTTCTACATGAAAAGG ctgTCAGTTCTCAAAGCATGCCCGCCCGCCGAGCAGCCATCGAGAGCGTCCCGTACCAATACTTTCTTCATGGTTATCTTGCTGATTGCATTCTTCATCTGCTCCGTTCCCGTCGGCTACGTCTTCTACGA CATGGAGCCATCCCATGGCTGCGGACCGTTCAGAACCTACGGCTACATGTACCACGCTATCACCCAAACCGTGGAAGGCTGGCCCTCTGGCGGCCAGGGTTTCTACAACCTTATTGTCTCCCCTGCTGTCACCGGCCCGCTAATCATCTTTCTCAT TCTGCTGATCTACTACTGCTCCGTTCTGGCATCGGCACACAAGAGTGTGGCAGACATTTACCGGGAACAGCTAGTCATG GAGGGCCGTGACAAGCAGTACCTGATGGTGAAGGTGATGGAACTGGGCGGGGACTCCACGCCTGCCCCCAAGCCGCGCAGGGCCCAACCTGCAGGTCTTAAGAACATCAACGAGACCGCGCCTGCTCCCCGCAAGGTGGCGTCTACCAACAGCTTCCGCTCCAACGACAGACCGCCATCTTACCAAACGAACAACCAGCAGATGTCGACCGGCCTTTCCTCCCCGCACGCTATGCCTGTTGATGATGGTTGGTAA